CCGGTCGTATCCCCGCATTGATAATCGGCATATTGCTGGCCAACGTGGGCATCTTCGTGTACGCCTGGTTATTGGGCGACATCGGATTTCATGTATTTATCGCGCGATATGGGGCGATCCCCTTTGAAATCATGCACGGCACGGATGCAATCTCTCCCACACCCATCCCCCTGTATATCACGCTATTATCGTCGATGTTTATGCACGGCGGCATATTACATCTGGGCGGCAACATGCTGTACCTGTGGATATTTGGGAACAATATCGAAGCAGCACTGGGACGTGCGCGATTCTTGTTCTTCTATTTATTTTGCGGCGTGATAGCAACACTGGC
This portion of the Gemmatimonadota bacterium genome encodes:
- a CDS encoding rhomboid family intramembrane serine protease — encoded protein: MMIPLKDETPSGRIPALIIGILLANVGIFVYAWLLGDIGFHVFIARYGAIPFEIMHGTDAISPTPIPLYITLLSSMFMHGGILHLGGNMLYLWIFGNNIEAALGRARFLFFYLFCGVIATLAHVLSEPESTIPMVGASGAIAGILGGYLAAYPGARILVLVFYFILRVPALIVLGGWFVIQLLNASSASGTSDVAWFAHIAGFVVG